From one Bdellovibrionales bacterium CG10_big_fil_rev_8_21_14_0_10_45_34 genomic stretch:
- a CDS encoding RNA-binding protein, whose product MDHSSLRDLVEFMAKSLVDQPEQVEVNEVVGEQTTVVELKVAKEDLGKVIGKQGRTARSMRTILNAASTKLQKRSVLEIVE is encoded by the coding sequence ATGGACCACAGTAGCTTACGAGATCTCGTTGAATTCATGGCAAAATCATTAGTGGATCAGCCCGAGCAGGTGGAAGTGAACGAAGTCGTCGGTGAGCAAACCACAGTGGTAGAGCTCAAAGTAGCCAAGGAAGATCTTGGAAAAGTCATTGGTAAGCAAGGCCGCACAGCTCGTTCAATGAGAACAATCTTAAATGCTGCAAGCACTAAACTTCAAAAAAGAAGTGTCCTCGAAATCGTCGAGTAG
- a CDS encoding 30S ribosomal protein S16: protein MVVIRLSRWGSTHRPKYRITVADSRRWRDGRYLEVVGQFIPNPKGQEKELVMKLDRVNDWISKGAQPSDTVRSLVKKAGQTTQA, encoded by the coding sequence ATGGTAGTGATTCGTCTTTCTCGCTGGGGCTCAACACATAGACCTAAGTACCGTATTACGGTGGCAGATTCTCGTCGATGGCGTGATGGCCGTTATTTAGAGGTTGTTGGGCAGTTTATTCCAAACCCAAAAGGCCAAGAAAAAGAACTAGTTATGAAGCTTGATCGCGTCAACGACTGGATATCTAAAGGGGCTCAACCTAGCGACACTGTTCGCTCCCTCGTCAAAAAGGCTGGCCAGACCACGCAAGCCTAG
- a CDS encoding signal recognition particle protein: MFDQLSEKVLSSFKKIRGQTKISESNIEDAIKDIRMALLEADVHFKVVKSFVEAVKQKALGQEVLKSVSPAEQFVKIVHDELVQVLGTENVEIQIKGNPPSIMMVGLQGSGKTTSSAKLALWIRKKLKKKPGLVPMDLYRPAAIEQLKVLGKNLDLPVFPTEMGQTLHQIYEAAKSWAQKEMVEVLILDTAGRSQIDASLMKEIADLKTLTGTQEVLLVADAMLGQQSVDVAQGFDQAVGLTGLVLTKIDGDARGGAALSIRQTTGVPIKFLGLGEKSDAFEVFHPDRLASRILDMGDIVTLVEKAQDVIDQTKAEESAKRLARNEFTVEDFLEQMKSMKKMGGLEGIMKLIPGMGGIMKQAQSMGPPDAEMRRIEAIISSMTLKERQNHKILNGSRRLRIAKGSGTQVSEVNKFIKQFEASQKMMSQLMKGGLKGMMGGGGMPPFGGGGGGGGPMIGGRGGRRGGGRGFPF; the protein is encoded by the coding sequence ATGTTTGATCAACTTTCAGAGAAAGTTCTTTCTAGCTTTAAGAAAATTCGCGGACAGACAAAAATTAGCGAATCCAATATCGAAGATGCCATAAAAGACATTCGCATGGCTCTTCTAGAAGCAGACGTACACTTTAAAGTCGTAAAATCTTTCGTTGAGGCCGTAAAACAAAAGGCCCTCGGCCAAGAAGTTCTTAAGTCCGTCAGCCCTGCTGAGCAGTTTGTAAAGATTGTGCATGATGAACTTGTGCAGGTGTTGGGCACAGAAAACGTTGAAATTCAGATTAAAGGCAACCCTCCTTCAATTATGATGGTAGGGCTTCAAGGAAGCGGTAAAACAACAAGCTCCGCAAAGCTGGCTTTGTGGATACGAAAAAAGCTCAAAAAGAAGCCAGGTTTAGTGCCGATGGACCTTTATCGACCCGCCGCGATTGAGCAACTAAAAGTGTTGGGGAAAAATCTCGACCTGCCAGTGTTTCCGACAGAGATGGGGCAAACATTGCATCAAATCTACGAGGCGGCAAAGAGCTGGGCTCAAAAAGAGATGGTGGAGGTTTTGATTCTCGATACTGCGGGTAGATCGCAGATCGACGCTTCGCTTATGAAGGAAATTGCTGATCTAAAAACTTTGACAGGCACACAAGAAGTCCTTCTTGTGGCAGACGCAATGCTCGGGCAGCAGTCCGTAGATGTCGCTCAAGGTTTTGATCAAGCAGTTGGCTTAACGGGCTTGGTTCTTACTAAGATTGATGGCGACGCGCGAGGCGGGGCGGCACTCAGTATCCGCCAAACAACTGGCGTGCCTATCAAGTTTCTTGGGCTTGGTGAAAAGTCAGATGCTTTTGAGGTATTCCACCCGGATCGATTGGCCTCTCGAATATTAGATATGGGTGACATAGTTACCCTTGTTGAAAAGGCTCAAGATGTCATCGATCAAACAAAGGCCGAAGAAAGCGCAAAGCGATTGGCTCGAAACGAGTTCACGGTTGAGGACTTTTTAGAGCAAATGAAATCGATGAAGAAAATGGGCGGACTTGAAGGCATAATGAAGCTGATTCCTGGCATGGGCGGAATCATGAAACAGGCCCAATCGATGGGGCCACCCGATGCTGAAATGCGAAGAATCGAGGCTATCATTAGCTCGATGACCCTAAAAGAGCGTCAAAATCACAAAATTCTCAATGGTTCGCGTCGGCTACGAATAGCCAAAGGAAGCGGCACGCAGGTGAGTGAGGTCAACAAATTCATCAAGCAGTTTGAAGCCTCTCAAAAAATGATGTCTCAATTGATGAAGGGCGGCCTTAAGGGCATGATGGGCGGTGGCGGTATGCCCCCATTTGGCGGCGGTGGCGGCGGCGGCGGGCCTATGATAGGTGGACGAGGCGGTAGGCGGGGCGGCGGCAGGGGATTTCCCTTTTAG
- a CDS encoding ABC transporter permease: MFPFWTLFRKEVHRFLKVINQTVGAPFVNSALYLLIFGVSLGKSIQDYHGYPYLAFLIPGLMMMSLLNNSFQNSSSSIVGSKFHGDLQDLKIVPLSSLQIVWAMSLGALVRGLVVATVTITVSEVFYLVSYGKFLIPSHPFMLLAFCVIGGLTFGTLGIFVGFISKTFEHLNAVGSFILLPLLYLGGVFFSISTLHPFWQKVSQINPLLYFINGVRYGFLGVSDIPVGSAFAVSVLSLILLQLCAMYSVRRGSFQRW, encoded by the coding sequence GTGTTCCCGTTTTGGACGCTCTTTCGAAAAGAAGTTCATCGATTCTTAAAGGTCATTAACCAAACAGTGGGGGCACCTTTTGTAAACTCCGCCCTTTACCTGCTTATTTTTGGTGTGAGTCTTGGCAAAAGCATACAAGACTATCACGGCTACCCCTACTTGGCCTTTTTGATTCCTGGGCTGATGATGATGTCTCTTTTAAATAACTCCTTTCAAAATTCATCGAGTAGCATAGTAGGCTCGAAATTCCATGGTGATCTACAAGATCTAAAAATTGTCCCTTTAAGCTCTCTACAAATTGTCTGGGCGATGTCTCTGGGTGCACTTGTGCGCGGTCTGGTGGTGGCAACTGTCACGATTACCGTGAGCGAAGTATTTTATTTAGTAAGCTATGGCAAATTTTTGATACCGTCGCATCCGTTCATGCTTCTAGCCTTCTGTGTGATCGGTGGGTTGACTTTTGGTACTCTGGGAATTTTTGTAGGTTTCATTTCTAAAACGTTTGAACACCTCAATGCTGTTGGTTCATTTATTTTGCTTCCGCTTCTGTACTTAGGGGGAGTGTTCTTTTCTATTTCGACGCTTCATCCTTTTTGGCAGAAGGTCTCGCAGATCAATCCGCTTCTCTACTTTATCAACGGAGTGCGCTACGGATTTTTGGGGGTGTCGGATATTCCCGTAGGTTCCGCCTTCGCCGTATCAGTGCTTTCTTTGATTCTCTTACAACTTTGCGCTATGTATAGCGTTCGCAGAGGGTCTTTTCAAAGGTGGTAG
- a CDS encoding ABC transporter ATP-binding protein, translating to MPYPLETEQLSKVYDNFHALKQVSLRMESGEIFGLLGPNGAGKTTLIGVLSNLVRPTSGKAKIFGSDVSLELKAQKKLVGLVPQELVNHGFFSVEEVLSYVMGYYGLKPDRNRIYYLLEKLGLIEHKKKKILQLSGGMKRRFLIAKALVHEPKLLLLDEPTAGVDIELRNTLWDFVREINKTEGVSVLLTTHYLEEAENLCKRVAIIDKGELKEIGPTKDLVKKLTQRRVEVTLRKAPEKRERPHFVEFVDNKYIFTIPNNMTVGELLQQCKIPIEDVLDLQIREGRLEDAFLAVLSGKE from the coding sequence ATGCCTTACCCCCTAGAGACGGAGCAGCTCTCTAAGGTTTACGATAATTTTCATGCGCTAAAGCAAGTTTCGCTGAGAATGGAGTCCGGAGAAATCTTTGGCCTACTTGGCCCCAATGGGGCCGGTAAAACCACTTTGATCGGAGTGCTTTCTAACTTAGTGAGGCCAACCTCAGGCAAAGCAAAAATATTTGGAAGTGACGTATCGCTAGAGCTTAAGGCGCAGAAAAAACTTGTTGGTTTAGTACCACAAGAGCTTGTTAATCACGGTTTTTTTTCTGTCGAAGAAGTGCTTAGCTACGTCATGGGATATTACGGTCTTAAGCCAGACCGTAATAGAATCTATTATCTGCTAGAAAAACTTGGCTTGATCGAGCATAAGAAGAAGAAAATTCTGCAACTCTCTGGCGGCATGAAAAGAAGATTTCTCATAGCAAAGGCACTTGTGCACGAGCCAAAGCTCCTACTTCTTGATGAGCCAACTGCTGGTGTTGATATTGAACTTCGAAACACACTTTGGGATTTTGTACGAGAAATAAACAAAACTGAGGGCGTGAGCGTGCTTTTAACGACTCACTATCTTGAAGAAGCTGAAAACCTCTGTAAAAGGGTTGCCATCATTGATAAGGGCGAACTCAAAGAGATTGGTCCGACCAAAGATCTGGTAAAAAAGTTAACCCAACGCCGAGTCGAGGTGACTTTGAGAAAGGCACCAGAAAAACGCGAGCGGCCCCATTTTGTGGAGTTTGTTGACAATAAATATATTTTTACAATTCCCAACAACATGACGGTTGGTGAGCTTTTGCAGCAATGTAAGATTCCGATCGAGGATGTGCTTGATCTTCAAATTCGTGAAGGGCGGCTAGAGGACGCATTCTTGGCCGTGTTATCAGGTAAAGAGTAA
- a CDS encoding LemA family protein → MKKLNQFSLTILAAVLCWGLTGCGIQSIPQAKNEVEGALAETTNQYKRRADLIPSLVEVVKGYAKHEKETLEGVVEARAKATQMNIDASNVSPDQLQKYQQAQGSLSQALGRLMVVVERYPDLKANQNFRDLQAQLEGTENRITVARNRYIESIKQFNNLVTVPPTSWTNSLIYHHEKMPQWTVENATELESKPPEVKF, encoded by the coding sequence ATGAAAAAACTAAATCAATTCTCACTGACGATTCTTGCGGCCGTCCTTTGCTGGGGCCTCACTGGCTGCGGAATTCAGTCGATCCCTCAGGCCAAAAACGAAGTTGAAGGCGCCTTAGCAGAGACGACCAATCAATATAAGCGGCGTGCGGATCTTATCCCCTCGCTTGTAGAAGTCGTAAAGGGTTATGCCAAGCATGAAAAAGAAACTCTTGAAGGCGTCGTTGAGGCAAGGGCCAAAGCCACTCAAATGAACATCGACGCAAGCAATGTGAGCCCAGACCAACTTCAAAAATACCAGCAAGCTCAAGGGTCGCTATCGCAGGCACTCGGGCGCTTGATGGTTGTCGTTGAGAGATATCCAGATTTAAAGGCCAATCAGAATTTTCGTGATCTGCAGGCTCAGCTTGAAGGCACGGAGAACCGCATCACAGTGGCAAGAAATCGTTACATCGAATCAATAAAACAATTTAACAACTTGGTAACTGTGCCTCCTACCAGCTGGACAAACTCGCTTATCTATCACCATGAAAAGATGCCTCAATGGACGGTCGAAAATGCCACCGAACTCGAAAGCAAGCCGCCCGAGGTTAAGTTTTGA
- a CDS encoding putative addiction module antidote protein, whose product MAKRSSDYRKGLIDRLKKDTDFQVEYLKASLEENSDMPEAILMALRDIAEARGFEQFAEAADLSQKSLYKILSDTKEAKPRFETIVKLLNALGLRLTVEERPHAS is encoded by the coding sequence ATGGCAAAAAGAAGCAGTGATTACCGCAAGGGTTTGATCGATAGACTTAAGAAAGATACTGATTTTCAGGTGGAATACCTGAAGGCTTCACTCGAAGAAAATTCGGATATGCCCGAGGCTATTCTTATGGCGCTTCGAGATATTGCCGAAGCCCGTGGTTTCGAGCAGTTCGCCGAGGCCGCCGATCTGAGCCAGAAAAGCCTCTATAAAATTCTCTCTGATACCAAAGAGGCTAAGCCGCGTTTCGAAACCATCGTCAAACTTTTGAATGCCTTGGGTCTCAGGCTCACAGTTGAAGAGCGGCCTCACGCTTCATAA
- a CDS encoding addiction module killer protein gives MATLPKELRTYETSDGKRPFDEWLDGFNDKATLARIVARLNRVALGNLGDVKSVGSGVSELRLAFGKGYRVYFAREGDKIILLLCGGDKGSQDKDIREAKAYLQDYRRRDHGKKKQ, from the coding sequence GTGGCCACATTACCGAAAGAGCTTCGCACCTATGAGACATCCGACGGCAAACGGCCATTCGATGAATGGTTGGACGGCTTTAATGATAAGGCGACCCTCGCCCGAATTGTGGCACGCCTCAATCGGGTCGCGTTGGGCAATCTTGGTGATGTGAAGTCTGTTGGTTCAGGAGTAAGTGAATTACGGCTGGCTTTTGGAAAGGGCTATCGCGTGTACTTCGCTCGGGAGGGAGACAAGATAATCTTGCTTCTCTGTGGAGGCGACAAAGGATCGCAGGATAAGGATATTCGCGAGGCGAAGGCTTACCTGCAAGACTATAGGAGACGAGATCATGGCAAAAAGAAGCAGTGA
- a CDS encoding translation initiation factor IF-1, with protein MSKDDLVTLNGRVSDLTGGGVYKVSLDNGALVNARLCGKMKKFNIKVVVGDSVSVGISPYDATHGLILHRFKALRPQFN; from the coding sequence ATGTCGAAAGACGACCTCGTAACCTTAAATGGGCGAGTTTCTGATCTTACTGGAGGTGGTGTTTACAAGGTATCTCTCGATAACGGAGCCCTGGTGAATGCCCGCCTCTGCGGAAAAATGAAAAAGTTTAATATTAAAGTGGTAGTGGGAGATAGCGTTTCTGTGGGCATCTCCCCCTACGATGCTACTCACGGGTTAATCCTACACCGTTTTAAAGCTCTTAGACCTCAGTTCAACTAG
- a CDS encoding RNA-binding protein: MGKKLYVGNLSYHVSEDTLVDLFSGFGSVESAKIVVDRDSGRSKGFAFVEMSSDGEARAAIDGLNGKEQDGRTLSVSEARPMAPREGGGSRGGGGGGGFKSRRY; the protein is encoded by the coding sequence ATGGGCAAAAAACTATACGTAGGCAATCTCTCTTACCATGTTAGCGAAGACACACTCGTCGACTTATTTTCTGGTTTTGGATCAGTTGAATCTGCCAAAATCGTAGTTGATAGAGACAGCGGTCGCAGCAAAGGTTTCGCATTCGTTGAAATGAGCAGCGACGGAGAAGCCAGGGCCGCAATCGATGGTTTGAATGGTAAAGAGCAAGATGGTCGTACTCTCAGTGTTTCTGAAGCAAGACCAATGGCTCCTCGCGAAGGCGGCGGTAGCCGTGGTGGCGGCGGAGGCGGCGGCTTCAAAAGCAGACGCTATTAA
- a CDS encoding Holliday junction branch migration DNA helicase RuvB: MARIIDANINESEAPENSSEIRVEAELRPQSLVEFPGQHKVKNKLKVFIEAAKKRKKPLDHVLLSGPPGLGKTTLAVIVAHELGVPIKTTSGPALERKGELAAILTSLQEGCILFIDEIHRLNRVIEEYLYSAMEDFYIDILTGEGLSARSMKFKIAPFTLVGATTRSGLLNPPFRDRFGINERLSFYNVEDLRIIVERSAGILKVAITPDGIYEISKRCRGTPRIANRLLRRVRDYAEVHGDGTIDKDLAKYALDSLEVDQFGLDSLDRRILELIIDRFEGGPVGIDTIAASLGEERETIEEVYEPYLLQESLIQKTSRGRVATKIAYEHLERAYKPTAAQLDFPR; the protein is encoded by the coding sequence ATGGCAAGAATTATAGACGCTAACATTAATGAGTCTGAAGCACCTGAGAACTCGAGTGAAATAAGAGTGGAGGCTGAGCTACGGCCGCAGTCACTTGTGGAATTTCCGGGGCAACACAAAGTAAAAAACAAGTTAAAGGTCTTTATCGAAGCTGCAAAAAAACGTAAAAAGCCACTCGATCACGTATTATTGTCTGGGCCACCAGGGCTCGGAAAGACAACTTTGGCGGTTATCGTGGCTCATGAACTAGGCGTTCCCATAAAGACCACCTCCGGCCCAGCTCTGGAAAGAAAGGGTGAGCTCGCGGCCATTCTGACCAGTCTCCAAGAGGGATGTATTCTGTTTATCGACGAAATACATCGCTTGAACAGAGTGATCGAAGAGTATCTCTATAGTGCAATGGAAGATTTTTATATCGATATTTTAACTGGCGAAGGACTTTCTGCTCGCTCTATGAAATTTAAGATAGCTCCATTTACACTCGTAGGTGCGACAACTCGCTCCGGGCTCCTAAATCCACCTTTTAGAGATCGTTTTGGCATCAACGAACGGTTGAGCTTTTATAACGTAGAAGATCTTCGAATTATAGTCGAGAGGTCAGCCGGCATTCTTAAGGTGGCTATCACTCCCGATGGCATCTATGAGATTTCAAAAAGGTGTCGAGGTACGCCTCGAATCGCAAATCGTTTGCTGAGAAGGGTTCGTGATTATGCGGAAGTGCATGGCGATGGCACGATCGATAAAGATCTTGCCAAATACGCTCTTGATTCCTTGGAAGTCGATCAGTTTGGTCTTGATTCATTAGACCGAAGGATTTTGGAGCTTATTATCGATCGGTTTGAAGGTGGGCCCGTGGGCATTGATACGATAGCCGCAAGTTTGGGTGAAGAGCGTGAAACTATCGAAGAAGTTTACGAGCCTTATCTTCTACAAGAATCGCTCATTCAAAAAACTTCGCGTGGAAGAGTTGCCACCAAAATAGCTTACGAACATTTGGAGCGTGCTTACAAGCCAACCGCTGCCCAGCTGGATTTTCCGCGTTAA
- the ruvA gene encoding Holliday junction branch migration protein RuvA gives MKESFGGFTLIGFIRGKTIDWTEETVTIDCGGVGYELFCSSRCLDQILSLDDEVKLWVHTHVKEDAITLFGFFNKNSRELFLSLLKVNGVGPKLAQKILSGIDEMALSAAIESGNIAALTSIPKVGRKTAEQIVIALRGKVKFSEASTRSQAAPVSSLAKNHGHIYSALSNLGFSNIQINEAIGQLEDGVEVEAGIRQCLLSLNSLT, from the coding sequence ATCAAAGAAAGTTTTGGAGGTTTCACCTTGATAGGATTCATCCGCGGAAAGACTATAGATTGGACCGAAGAAACTGTAACCATAGATTGTGGCGGTGTCGGATACGAGCTCTTCTGTTCCTCGAGATGTCTCGATCAGATTCTGTCGCTCGATGACGAAGTGAAGCTTTGGGTTCACACCCATGTTAAGGAAGACGCTATCACTTTGTTCGGATTCTTTAATAAGAATAGCCGAGAACTTTTTTTAAGTCTTTTAAAGGTCAATGGTGTTGGTCCAAAGCTGGCGCAGAAAATTCTATCAGGAATAGACGAGATGGCTCTTTCGGCAGCCATAGAGTCAGGGAACATCGCAGCTCTGACAAGTATACCGAAGGTTGGCAGAAAAACTGCGGAGCAAATTGTCATTGCCCTCAGGGGTAAAGTTAAATTTTCAGAGGCAAGTACTCGCTCTCAGGCTGCACCGGTTTCTTCTCTAGCAAAGAATCATGGGCACATATATTCTGCGCTGTCGAATTTGGGTTTTTCAAATATTCAGATTAACGAGGCGATCGGCCAGTTAGAAGACGGTGTTGAAGTTGAAGCCGGAATCCGGCAATGTCTTCTGTCGTTAAATTCGTTAACTTAG
- the ruvC gene encoding crossover junction endodeoxyribonuclease RuvC: MGIDPGSRVLGFAIAKLNSELIEIQQMGVIQTQSPSFYGRLAEIRETLTKMLAQYNPDLLVVEKIFLGKSAESAFKLGHARGVVLAEAALRGIATVEYATRFVKKSVTGNGGSDKTSVRAYLSKYFKISDRLIADDAFDALALVFAEHQNQTARSKKVLEVSP, translated from the coding sequence ATGGGCATCGATCCCGGAAGTCGTGTACTTGGCTTTGCCATTGCGAAACTAAATTCCGAGTTGATTGAAATTCAACAGATGGGCGTCATTCAGACTCAGTCACCATCGTTTTACGGTAGGCTCGCCGAAATTCGCGAAACACTGACCAAGATGTTGGCGCAATATAACCCCGATTTGCTTGTCGTCGAAAAAATATTTTTAGGTAAGAGTGCTGAATCGGCATTCAAGTTGGGCCACGCTAGGGGCGTTGTGCTTGCGGAGGCGGCTCTCAGGGGCATTGCTACTGTCGAATATGCTACTCGTTTCGTCAAAAAGTCCGTCACGGGCAACGGAGGTTCTGATAAAACCTCTGTTCGTGCTTATCTATCAAAATATTTTAAGATATCCGACCGTCTCATCGCCGATGATGCGTTTGATGCCTTGGCTCTCGTATTTGCTGAACATCAGAATCAAACGGCTCGATCAAAGAAAGTTTTGGAGGTTTCACCTTGA
- the efp gene encoding elongation factor P, with protein MYSTADFKKNLKILIDNDPYVVVDFQHVKPGKGNQFTRTKLKNMITGSNLERTFKSGEKFAVPDVRTRDMSFLYKDESGYNFMDKETYEQMSIAGDDIGENVNYLLENLDVTVLFFNNKPIGVDVPNAVNLTVVETDPGFKGNTVTNVFKPAKMQTGAVIQVPLHINEGDVVRVDTRTGDYVSRVNE; from the coding sequence ATGTATTCTACAGCGGATTTTAAAAAAAACCTAAAGATCCTTATCGACAATGACCCATATGTTGTCGTCGATTTTCAGCACGTAAAACCGGGTAAAGGAAATCAATTCACACGAACAAAGCTAAAGAACATGATCACGGGTTCAAACCTTGAGCGCACATTTAAGTCAGGTGAAAAATTTGCTGTACCAGACGTTCGGACCCGAGATATGTCGTTTCTCTACAAAGACGAATCTGGCTACAACTTCATGGACAAAGAAACCTACGAGCAGATGTCTATTGCGGGTGACGATATTGGCGAAAACGTTAACTATCTTTTAGAGAATCTTGATGTAACGGTCTTATTTTTTAACAACAAACCAATTGGCGTAGACGTTCCCAATGCAGTGAATCTAACTGTCGTTGAAACGGACCCCGGCTTTAAGGGAAACACAGTCACAAATGTTTTTAAGCCGGCAAAAATGCAGACTGGGGCCGTTATCCAGGTGCCTCTTCACATAAACGAGGGCGACGTAGTTCGTGTTGACACACGAACCGGCGACTACGTTTCGCGAGTTAATGAGTAA